The genomic region TTTGAATACCTGAAAGAGAAAAATCCCGACTGGCTGTTTGTCCTTGACCGCAGCGCGGCCATCGGCGAAGAGGGTCAGGCGGCGAAAGACGTGTTGAACAATCCGCTGGTTGCCGAAACAACCGCTTGGAAAAAAGGACAAGTCGTTTACCTTGTTCCTGAAACTTATTTGGCAGCCGGTGGCGCGCAAGAGCTACTGAATGCAAGCAAACAGGTTGCCGACGCTTTTAACGCGGCAAAATAATGAAACGGCGGCATTCGATGCCGTCTGAAACACGGATGCAAACCGCTTCCCGTGTTTCAGACGGCATTGCCCGATACGGGCGTTATAGTGGATTAACAAAAACCAGTACGGCGTTGCCTCGCCTTGCCGTACTGGTTTTTGTTAATCCACTATATTGGAACTTGCCCTATCCTCTGCCCGATACGGAGGCTTCAAACAAGGCTTTCCGCTCCGACGGTTCGGACTGCCTTGTTTGAATCTTCTACGCCTTAACGCTTTTCCCTTCTGTTTATGACTGCCAAACCTTTTTCCCTCAACCTGACTAACCTCCTGCTGCTGGCGGTGTTGTTTGCCGTCAGCCTGTCGGTGGGCGTTGCCGATTTCCGCTGGTCGGATGTGTTTTCGCTGTCGGACAGCCAGCAGGTTATGTTCATCAGCCGCCTGCCGCGCACGTTTGCGATTGTGTTGACGGGCGCGTCGATGGCGGTGGCGGGGATGATTATGCAGATTCTGATGCGTAACCGTTTTGTCGAGCCTTCTATGGCGGGCGCGGGTCAGAGTGCGGCTTTGGGTTTGCTTCTGATGTCCCTGCTGCTGCCTGCCGCGCCGCTGCCGGTCAAAATGTCGGTTGCCGCCGTTGCCGCGTTAATCGGGATGTTGGTGTTTATGATGCTTATCCGCCGCCTGCCGCCGACGGCGCAACTGATGGTGCCTTTGGTCGGGATTATTTTCGGCGGCGTGGTTGAGGCGGTGGCCACCTTTATTGCGTATGAAAACGAAATGCTGCAAATGCTGGGCGTGTGGCAACAGGGCGATTTTTCCGGCGTGTTGCTCGGACGGTATGAACTGTTGTGGGCAACGGGGATTTTGGCTTTGTTTGCCTATTTGATTGCCGACCAGCTGACGATTTTGGGTTTGGGCGAAACGGTAAGCGTGAACTTGGGGCTGAACCGGACGGCGATTCTGTGGTCGGGGCTGATTATTGTGGCTTTGATTACGTCGCTGGTTATCGTTACGGTCGGCAATATTCCGTTTATCGGGCTGGTCGTGCCGAACATCATCAGCCGCCTGATAGGCGACAGGCTGCGCCAAAGCCTGCCTGCGGTGGCTTTGCTGGGTGCGTCTTTGGTTTTATTGTGCGACATTATCGGACGAGTGATTGTGTTTCCGTTTGAAATTCCGGTATCGACCGTCTTCGGCGTATTGGGTACGGCGTTGTTTTTATGGCTTTTGTTAAGGAAACCTGCTCATGCCGTCTGAAAAAAATATCGGTTTTATGGCAGGAAGCAGCCGTCCGTTGTGGGTTGCCTTTGCGCTGTTGCTGGTTTCCTGCATCCTGTTTATGACGCTCAACGTCAAAGGCGATTGGGATTTTGTTTTGCACCTGCGCCTGACCAAGCTTGCCGCGCTGCTGATGGTCGCCTATGCGGTCGGCGTTTCGACCCAGCTTTTTCAAACGCTGACCAACAATCCGATTCTGACCCCTTCGATTTTGGGTTTCGATTCGCTGTATGTGTTTTTGCAGACCTTGCTGGTGTTTACGTTCGGCGGCGTGGGCTATGCTTCCCTGCCGTTGACGGGCAAATTCGGCTTTGAACTGGTCGTTATGATGGGCGGCTCGCTGCTGCTGTTTTACACGCTCATCAAACAGGGCGGGCGCGATTTGCCGCGTATGATTTTAATCGGCGTGATTTTCGGGATTTTGTTCCGCAGCCTGTCGTCGCTGCTTTCGCGCATGATCGACCCCGAAGAATTTACGGCGGCGCAGGCGAATATGTTTGCCGGATTCAATACCGTCCACAGCGAGCTTTTAGGCATAGGCGCGCTGATTCTGCTCGTCAGCGCGGCGGTCGTTTGGCGCGAACGCTACCGCTTGGACGTACACCTTTTGGGGCGCGACCAAGCCATAAATTTGGGCATCAGCTACACGCGCAACACCTTATGGATACTGCTTTGGATTGCCGCGCTGGTGGCGACGGCGACCGCCGTTGTCGGCCCGGTAAGCTTTTTCGGGCTTCTCGCCGCCTCGCTTGCCAACCACTTTTCCCCGTCGGTCAAACATTCCGTCCGCCTGCCGATGACGGTTTGTGTCGGCGGCATCCTCTTGGTCGGCGGACAGACCGTATTCGAACACTTCTTGGGCATGAAGGCGGTATTAAGCGTGGTGGTCGAATTTGCGGGCGGACTCGTTTTCCTCTATCTCGTTTTAAGACACAAAAAATGACGGATGCCGTCTGAACGGCAGCCCGCTCCGAAAGGACAAACCATATGACGCAAGAACGTTTCCCATCATTCTTCAACCAAGCCCCGACCATCACCGTCAGAGACCCGCTTGCCGCATTCCTCGGCGCGGCCGAAAACGGCATCCTCACTTACCGCTACGCCGATGCCGTGCGCCTGTGCGGACATTCCTGCCCGACCGTCGCGGGCGCGTACCTGATGGTTATCAAAGGTCTGAAAGCCCTTTACGGCGAAGAGCTGCCCGAACGCGGCGGCATCGAAGCCGCCATGCAGGGAGTGCGCGACGAAGGCACGGTCGGCGTAACCGCGTCCGTCGTCCAACTCCTCACCGGCGCAGCCCCGGAAACCGGCTTCGGAGGCATCGGAATGCAGGGACGCTTCGCCCGCCGCAACCTCTTATCCTTTGGTGCAGGCGAAATCAACGGCACACTGACCCTGCGCCGCAAAGACAACGGCAAAACCGTTGCCGTCAGCCTCAACGCCGCCCTGCAACCCTTTGCACCCGAAACGCGCGAACTTATGCCCAAAGCCGTCGGCGGCAGCGCAAGCGCAGAAGAACTCGAACGCTTCGGACAACTCTGGCAGGCACGCGTTAAAGCATTTTTGACCGAATCGGCGGACGACCCGCAGTTCGTCATCGTCCGCGAAGTGTGAACGTTCAGACGGCATTCCGAATTTCAAATGCCGTCCGAACCCCCGCCAAACAACAACAAACCTACGCCCGACAAGCATCCGCCATGATTACCATCCGCAACGTCAGCTACCGCATCGGCACGCACCCCATCCTCGACAACATCAGCCTCGACATCCCCGAAGGCGGCATTACCGCGCTAATCGGCCCGAACGGCGCAGGCAAATCCACCCTGTTTTCCTTTATGGCGCGGCTGCGCCCGCTTGAAAGCGGCAGCATCGCCTACCGCGGCAAAAACCTTGCCGGCACCCCCACCGCCGAACTCGCCCGCACGCTCTCCATCCTCACCCAAGAAAACAGCATCATGAGCCGCATCACCGTGCGCGACCTGCTGATGTTCGGCCGTTACCCCTACCATCAAGGCAGACCGACTGCCGAATGCCGCCGTATCGTTAACGGTGCAATCGAAGAATTCCACCTGCAAGACCTCTCCGACCGCTATCTGACCGAGCTCTCCGGCGGCCAACGCCAACGCGCCATGATTGCGATGGTGTTCTGCCAAAGCACCGACTACGTCCTTTTGGACGAACCGCTGAACAACCTCGATATGTATCACGCCCGCTCGCTCATGCAGATTCTGCAAAAGCTCACGCGCGAACACAAACGCACCACCGTCGCCGTATTGCACGACATCAACCAGGCCGCCGCCTACGCCGACCACGTCGTCGCCATGAAAAACGGCAAAGCCGTCCTGACCGGCACGCCCGAAGAAGTGTTCACCGTACACAACATCAAAGAACTGTTCGACATGGACGTGGACGTACTCGACTACGAAGGCAAAAAACTCATCGTCCACCACATCTGAACCCGAAAAAAATGCCGTCTGAAAGGCTTTCAGACGGCATTTCCATTCCAAACGCTCAAACCGCCGCGTCCGCACGTTCGCCCGTGCGGATACGGATTGCCTCCTCGACCGGCAGCACAAAAATCTTGCCGTCGCCGATTTTTCCCGAACGCGCCACCTCGACAATCACGTCAATCGCGCGTTCCACAGCATCATCCGCCAACACAAGCTCGATTTTGACCTTGGGCAGGAAATCGACGGCGTATTCCGCACCGCGATAGATTTCCGTATGCCCCTTCTGCCTGCCGAACCCTTTGACCTCGCTGACGGTCATCCCCGTAATGCCGATTTCCGTCAACGCCTCGCGCACGTCGTCGAGTTTGAACGGTTTGACAATCGCCTCGATTTTTTTCATCACATTCTCCATTAATTAACGTAAACACACGACAAATATAGCAGAAACCGCCGGCAAACGATAAACGGTACTGTTCGCCCGGCGATGCGGCGATTTGCCGGAAACCGTCATTCCCGCGCAGGCGGGAATCCCGATCTCTGCATTTCAGCAATATTTAAAGGTTTCTGTAAATCCAAACTTCCATATTCCTAACCGTGCGGAAACGACGGCATTTGATCTAAAAACATACGGAAGCAGTTGCCCGCCCCTCTACTTCCTGCAATTATCCGCATACCCGGCTTTGGGTAAAAATCAGAAAAACAGATAAAACCCTTATTCCTTAATATCTTCAGACGGCACCTGTATTTTCCCCAACTGTATGCCGTCTGAAGATTGTCAACATTTTAAGCCAAAATATCCAAGCAATACAAACCTGTCCGGCGTATAATCCCTCTTTTTCCCAACCGCATTTGTGAGCCGAATTATGTCTGTCGTTTTGCCCTTGCGCGGCGTTACCGCCCTTTCCGATTTCCGTGTTGAAAAACTCTTGCAAAAAGCCGCCGCACTCGGTCTGCCCGAAGTCAAATTAAGCAGCGAATTTTGGTATTTCGTCGGCAGCGAGAAAGCACTTGATGCCGCGACTGTCGAAAAACTGCAAGCCTTGTTGGCGGCGCAAAGCGTTGAACAAACGCCCAAAGCGCGCGAGGGCTTGCATTTATTTTTGGTCACGCCCCGTTTGGGTACGATTTCGCCTTGGGCTTCCAAGGCAACCAATATCGCGGAAAACTGCGGTTTGGCAGGCATCGAGCGCATCGAGCGCGGCATGGCGGTGTGGCTGGAAGGTGCGCTTACCGATGAACAGAAACAGCAATGGGCGGCTTTGCTGCACGACCGCATGACTGAATCCGTGCTGCCCGATTTTCAGACGGCATCCAAATTATTCCACCATCTCGAATCCGAAACTTTCTCCGGCGTCGATGTTTTGGGCGGCGGTAAAGAGGCTTTGGTCAAAGCCAATACCGAAATGGGTTTGGCACTCTCCGCCGACGAAATCGATTATCTGGTTGAAAACTATCAGGCTTTGCAGCGCAATCCGTCCGATGTTGAATTGATGATGTTCGCGCAGGCAAACAGCGAACACTGCCGCCACAAAATCTTCAACGCCGATTTCATCCTCAACGGCGAAAAACAACCGAAATCCCTGTTCGGCATGATACGCGACACGCACAACGCGCATCCCGAAGGTACGGTCGTCGCTTATAAAGACAATTCGTCCGTAATCGAAGGCGCGAAAATCGAGCGTTTCTATCCGGATGCGGCGGAAAACCAAGGCTACCGTTTCCACGAGGAAGACACGCATATCATCATGAAAGTGGAAACGCACAACCACCCGACCGCCATCGCGCCGTTTGCGGGCGCGGCGACGGGCGCGGGCGGCGAAATCCGCGACGAAGGTGCGACGGGCAAAGGTTCGCGTCCGAAAGCGGGCTTGACCGGCTTTACCGTGTCCAACCTCAACATCCCCGGCCTCAAACAGCCGTGGGAACAAGATTACGGCAAGCCGGAACATATTTCCTCGCCGCTGGACATTATGATTGAAGGCCCCATCGGCGGCGCGGCGTTCAACAACGAATTCGGCCGCCCCAACCTCTTGGGCTACTTCCGCACCTTTGAAGAAAAATTTGACGGTCAGGTTCGCGGCTACCACAAACCGATTATGATTGCCGGCGGTCTGGGCAGCATTCAGGCGCAGCAGACGCATAAAGACGAAATCCCCGAAGGCGCATTGCTGATTCAACTGGGCGGCCCGGGCATGCTTATCGGCTTGGGCGGCGGCGCGGCTTCTTCGATGGATACCGGCACGAACGACGCGTCTTTAGACTTCAATTCCGTACAACGCGGCAACCCCGAAATCGAACGCCGCGCGCAGGAAGTCATCGACCGCTGCTGGCAGCTCGGCGGCAAAAACCCGATTATCTCCATCCACGACGTGGGCGCGGGCGGTTTGTCCAACGCCTTCCCCGAACTCGTCAACGATGCCGGACGCGGCGCGGTATTCAAGCTGCGCGAAGTGCCGTTGGAAGAACACGGTTTAACGCCTTTGCAAATCTGGTGTAACGAATCGCAAGAGCGTTATGTGTTGTCGATTTTGGAAAAAGATTTGGACACCTTCCGCGCCATCTGCGAACGCGAACGCTGCCCGTTTGCCGTGGTCGGCACGGCGACCGACGACGGCCATTTGAAAGTGCGCGACGATTTGTTCGCCAACAACCCCGTCGATTTGCCGCTGAACGTCTTGCTCGGCAAACCGCCCAAAACCACGCGTACCGACAAAACGGTTACGCCGTCCAAAAAACCGTTTCACGCCGACGATATCGACATCACCGAAGCCGCCTACCGCGTTTTGCGCCTGCCTGCCGTAGCCGCCAAAAACTTCCTGATTACCATCGGCGACCGCAGCGTCGGCGGCATGACCCACCGCGACCAAATGGTCGGCAAATACCAAACCCCCGTAGCCGACTGCGCCGTTACCATGATGGGCTTCAATACCTATCGCGGCGAAGCAATGTCTATGGGCGAAAAACCGACCGTTGCCCTGTTTGACGCGCCCGCCTCGGGCAGAATGTGCGTCGGCGAAGCCATCACCAACATCGCGGCGGTCAACATCGGCGACATCGGCAATATCAAACTCTCCGCCAACTGGATGGCGGCGTGCGGCAACGAAGGCGAAGACGAAAAACTCTACCGCACCGTCGAAGCGGTTTCCAAAGCCTGTCAGGCATTGGATTTGAGCATTCCCGTGGGCAAAGACAGCCTGTCGATGAAAACCGTATGGCAGGATGGCGAAGAGAAAAAATCCGTCGTTTCGCCGTTAAGCCTGATTATCTCCGCGTTCGCGCCGGTTCAAGACGTACGCAAAACCGTTACGCCCGAATTGAAAAACGTCGAGGACAGCGTATTGCTGTTTGTCGATTTGGGCTTCGGCAAAGCGCGTATGGGCGGCTCTGCATTCGGTCAGGTATACAACAACATGAGCGGCGACGCGCCCGATTTGGACGACACAGGCCGTCTGAAAGCGTTTTACAACGTGATTCAACAGCTTGTCGCCGAAGACAAACTCTTGGCATACCACGACCGCAGCGACGGCGGCTTGTTTGCCGTTTTGGTAGAAATGGCGTTTGCAGGGCGGTGCGGCTTGGATATAGATTTAAATTTATTGCTTGCACAAACATTTATTACCAACCATACCGCTCTGTCTCAATCATTGCGGACTGAAGAGGTAAAAGCGTTGGCTGAATGGCAAGAAACCATTGCCCGCACATTATTTAATGAAGAGTTGGGTGCTGTTATCCAAGTTAGAAAACAAGATGTTGCCGATATTATCAATTTATTCTATCAACAACAGCTGCATCATAATGTCTTTGAAATCGGTACGTTAACTGATGAGAACACGTTAATCATCCGCGACGGGCAAACGCACCTTATTTCTGACAACCTAATCAAACTGCAACAAACCTGGCAAGAAACCAGCCATCAAATCCAACGCCTGCGCGACAACCCTGCCTGCGCCGACAGCGAGTTTGCCCTGATTGGCGACAACGGACGCAGCGCATTGTTTGCCAACCTGAAATTCGACGTGAACGAAGACATCGCCGCGCCGTTTATCAACAGCGGCGCGAAACCCAAAATCGCCATCCTGCGCGAACAGGGCGTAAACGGGCAAATCGAAATGGCCGCCGCCTTCACCCGTGCCGGTTTCGATGCCTACGACGTGCATATGTCCGACCTGATGGCAGGCCGCGTCCACCTTGCCGACT from Neisseria meningitidis harbors:
- a CDS encoding ABC transporter permease; amino-acid sequence: MTAKPFSLNLTNLLLLAVLFAVSLSVGVADFRWSDVFSLSDSQQVMFISRLPRTFAIVLTGASMAVAGMIMQILMRNRFVEPSMAGAGQSAALGLLLMSLLLPAAPLPVKMSVAAVAALIGMLVFMMLIRRLPPTAQLMVPLVGIIFGGVVEAVATFIAYENEMLQMLGVWQQGDFSGVLLGRYELLWATGILALFAYLIADQLTILGLGETVSVNLGLNRTAILWSGLIIVALITSLVIVTVGNIPFIGLVVPNIISRLIGDRLRQSLPAVALLGASLVLLCDIIGRVIVFPFEIPVSTVFGVLGTALFLWLLLRKPAHAV
- a CDS encoding iron chelate uptake ABC transporter family permease subunit — its product is MPSEKNIGFMAGSSRPLWVAFALLLVSCILFMTLNVKGDWDFVLHLRLTKLAALLMVAYAVGVSTQLFQTLTNNPILTPSILGFDSLYVFLQTLLVFTFGGVGYASLPLTGKFGFELVVMMGGSLLLFYTLIKQGGRDLPRMILIGVIFGILFRSLSSLLSRMIDPEEFTAAQANMFAGFNTVHSELLGIGALILLVSAAVVWRERYRLDVHLLGRDQAINLGISYTRNTLWILLWIAALVATATAVVGPVSFFGLLAASLANHFSPSVKHSVRLPMTVCVGGILLVGGQTVFEHFLGMKAVLSVVVEFAGGLVFLYLVLRHKK
- a CDS encoding FmdE family protein — protein: MTQERFPSFFNQAPTITVRDPLAAFLGAAENGILTYRYADAVRLCGHSCPTVAGAYLMVIKGLKALYGEELPERGGIEAAMQGVRDEGTVGVTASVVQLLTGAAPETGFGGIGMQGRFARRNLLSFGAGEINGTLTLRRKDNGKTVAVSLNAALQPFAPETRELMPKAVGGSASAEELERFGQLWQARVKAFLTESADDPQFVIVREV
- a CDS encoding ABC transporter ATP-binding protein; its protein translation is MITIRNVSYRIGTHPILDNISLDIPEGGITALIGPNGAGKSTLFSFMARLRPLESGSIAYRGKNLAGTPTAELARTLSILTQENSIMSRITVRDLLMFGRYPYHQGRPTAECRRIVNGAIEEFHLQDLSDRYLTELSGGQRQRAMIAMVFCQSTDYVLLDEPLNNLDMYHARSLMQILQKLTREHKRTTVAVLHDINQAAAYADHVVAMKNGKAVLTGTPEEVFTVHNIKELFDMDVDVLDYEGKKLIVHHI
- a CDS encoding P-II family nitrogen regulator, which encodes MKKIEAIVKPFKLDDVREALTEIGITGMTVSEVKGFGRQKGHTEIYRGAEYAVDFLPKVKIELVLADDAVERAIDVIVEVARSGKIGDGKIFVLPVEEAIRIRTGERADAAV
- the purL gene encoding phosphoribosylformylglycinamidine synthase, which produces MSVVLPLRGVTALSDFRVEKLLQKAAALGLPEVKLSSEFWYFVGSEKALDAATVEKLQALLAAQSVEQTPKAREGLHLFLVTPRLGTISPWASKATNIAENCGLAGIERIERGMAVWLEGALTDEQKQQWAALLHDRMTESVLPDFQTASKLFHHLESETFSGVDVLGGGKEALVKANTEMGLALSADEIDYLVENYQALQRNPSDVELMMFAQANSEHCRHKIFNADFILNGEKQPKSLFGMIRDTHNAHPEGTVVAYKDNSSVIEGAKIERFYPDAAENQGYRFHEEDTHIIMKVETHNHPTAIAPFAGAATGAGGEIRDEGATGKGSRPKAGLTGFTVSNLNIPGLKQPWEQDYGKPEHISSPLDIMIEGPIGGAAFNNEFGRPNLLGYFRTFEEKFDGQVRGYHKPIMIAGGLGSIQAQQTHKDEIPEGALLIQLGGPGMLIGLGGGAASSMDTGTNDASLDFNSVQRGNPEIERRAQEVIDRCWQLGGKNPIISIHDVGAGGLSNAFPELVNDAGRGAVFKLREVPLEEHGLTPLQIWCNESQERYVLSILEKDLDTFRAICERERCPFAVVGTATDDGHLKVRDDLFANNPVDLPLNVLLGKPPKTTRTDKTVTPSKKPFHADDIDITEAAYRVLRLPAVAAKNFLITIGDRSVGGMTHRDQMVGKYQTPVADCAVTMMGFNTYRGEAMSMGEKPTVALFDAPASGRMCVGEAITNIAAVNIGDIGNIKLSANWMAACGNEGEDEKLYRTVEAVSKACQALDLSIPVGKDSLSMKTVWQDGEEKKSVVSPLSLIISAFAPVQDVRKTVTPELKNVEDSVLLFVDLGFGKARMGGSAFGQVYNNMSGDAPDLDDTGRLKAFYNVIQQLVAEDKLLAYHDRSDGGLFAVLVEMAFAGRCGLDIDLNLLLAQTFITNHTALSQSLRTEEVKALAEWQETIARTLFNEELGAVIQVRKQDVADIINLFYQQQLHHNVFEIGTLTDENTLIIRDGQTHLISDNLIKLQQTWQETSHQIQRLRDNPACADSEFALIGDNGRSALFANLKFDVNEDIAAPFINSGAKPKIAILREQGVNGQIEMAAAFTRAGFDAYDVHMSDLMAGRVHLADFKMLAACGGFSYGDVLGAGEGWAKSILFHPALRDQFAAFFTDPNTLTLGVCNGCQMVSNLAEIIPGTAGWPKFKRNLSEQFEARLSMVHVPKSASLILNEMQGSSLPVVVSHGEGRADFALHGGNISADLGIALQYVDGQNQITQTYPLNPNGSPQGIAGVTNADGRVTIMMPHPERVYRAAQMSWKPEDWTELSGWYRLFAGARKALG